In one Thermaerobacter sp. PB12/4term genomic region, the following are encoded:
- a CDS encoding phenylacetic acid degradation protein PaaB, which yields MGVTMEVYEVFGQPRRGEPYIHCGSLLAGDRRNARLLAQQLYCRRQEYVSLWIVPRSCIEAVGEGDADWWQPATDKTYRLGEGFARTRILWQRFGRGPGGGTGGGGGGVGGGGTVRAHGPSPGQDGPEAGAPAHRAGEPGAPDDVVPGAVLNRSGHVRVRRGPRRQDREGRRDPEGAAPGDEGGGARPGTGIAGSGTDAVAGRDAGKGAGPGLGMGNGSAAGTGTGARTGQGGEDR from the coding sequence ATGGGCGTCACCATGGAGGTCTACGAGGTCTTCGGCCAGCCGCGGCGGGGTGAGCCGTACATCCACTGCGGCAGCCTGCTGGCGGGGGACCGGCGCAACGCCCGGCTGCTGGCCCAGCAGCTCTACTGCCGGCGGCAGGAGTACGTCAGCCTGTGGATCGTGCCGCGCTCGTGCATCGAAGCCGTGGGCGAGGGTGACGCCGACTGGTGGCAGCCGGCCACGGACAAGACGTACCGCCTGGGGGAAGGCTTTGCCCGGACCCGGATCCTCTGGCAGCGCTTCGGCCGGGGGCCGGGCGGTGGCACCGGTGGCGGCGGCGGTGGTGTCGGTGGCGGCGGCACGGTCAGAGCCCACGGTCCCTCCCCGGGGCAGGATGGGCCGGAAGCCGGTGCCCCGGCCCACCGGGCTGGCGAGCCGGGCGCACCCGATGATGTGGTACCCGGTGCCGTGCTCAACCGCAGCGGTCACGTGCGGGTCCGCCGGGGGCCCCGGCGCCAGGACCGGGAAGGGCGGCGAGATCCCGAGGGCGCCGCGCCCGGTGACGAGGGCGGTGGGGCCAGGCCTGGTACCGGGATCGCCGGTTCAGGGACCGATGCGGTTGCCGGCCGCGACGCGGGGAAGGGCGCCGGTCCCGGACTGGGGATGGGCAACGGGTCCGCCGCCGGGACGGGCACTGGGGCCCGCACCGGGCAAGGGGGTGAGGACCGGTGA
- the paaA gene encoding 1,2-phenylacetyl-CoA epoxidase subunit PaaA gives MADQGMQDQAAVAAGQRAGLPPAGPAGPRDWREEERIAEFTARLERGEKVEAGDWMPSEYRRQCLRLIQTHANSEIMGALPEREWIPRAPTLRRKLALMAKVQDEVGHAQLIYRVAEDLAAPLGITREDMMDALVAGKAKFHNVFSYPAPTWADAGIIAWLVDGAALATQAALLQTSYAPYARILRRICAEEAIHLKHGEDIILTLMSGTRAQQQMVQDALNRWWRPLLHFFGPPDEMSPNLEQAMKWRIKVRTNEELRQEFLSKYVPQIRALGLQIPDPELHYDEAQGRWVYGDPDWDEFWRVVKGQGPRTEARLAIRRLSHEESRWVREALARGAAAA, from the coding sequence ATGGCAGACCAGGGAATGCAGGACCAGGCCGCTGTTGCAGCCGGCCAGCGGGCAGGGTTGCCTCCGGCCGGGCCGGCCGGCCCCCGCGACTGGCGGGAGGAGGAGCGCATCGCCGAGTTCACCGCCCGCCTGGAGCGGGGCGAGAAGGTGGAGGCGGGCGACTGGATGCCCAGCGAGTACCGCCGCCAGTGCCTCCGCCTGATCCAGACCCACGCCAACAGCGAGATCATGGGGGCCCTGCCCGAGCGGGAGTGGATCCCGCGGGCGCCCACCCTGCGCCGCAAGCTGGCCCTCATGGCCAAGGTCCAGGATGAAGTCGGCCATGCCCAGCTGATCTACCGCGTGGCGGAAGACCTGGCCGCACCCCTCGGGATCACCCGCGAGGACATGATGGACGCCCTGGTGGCGGGCAAGGCCAAGTTCCACAACGTCTTCAGCTATCCCGCGCCCACGTGGGCCGACGCGGGCATCATCGCCTGGCTGGTCGACGGGGCCGCCCTGGCGACCCAGGCGGCGCTGCTGCAGACCAGCTACGCCCCCTACGCCCGCATCCTGCGGCGGATCTGCGCCGAAGAGGCGATCCACCTCAAGCACGGCGAGGACATCATCCTCACCCTGATGAGCGGCACCCGCGCCCAGCAGCAGATGGTCCAGGACGCGCTGAACCGGTGGTGGCGGCCGCTGCTGCACTTCTTCGGACCGCCCGACGAGATGTCGCCCAACCTGGAGCAGGCCATGAAGTGGCGGATCAAGGTCCGCACCAACGAGGAACTGCGGCAGGAGTTCCTGAGCAAGTACGTGCCCCAGATCCGCGCCCTGGGGCTCCAGATCCCCGACCCCGAGCTGCACTATGACGAAGCGCAGGGCCGCTGGGTCTACGGCGATCCCGACTGGGACGAATTCTGGCGCGTGGTCAAGGGGCAGGGACCCAGGACGGAGGCGCGGCTGGCCATCCGGCGCCTCTCCCACGAGGAGAGCCGCTGGGTACGGGAAGCCCTGGCCCGCGGCGCCGCGGCCGCCTGA
- a CDS encoding TetR/AcrR family transcriptional regulator, whose translation MGRSTARREEILTVAGELFRQKGYHATSMQDIAERLQLQRGSLYAHIESKEELLFEIVDRAADRFLDGIEQAWREGAAARDRLRRALAAHMAVIAEHRDTASVFFHEWRFLRADLRSRIQAKRDRYEARWRELIADGVARGEFRAVDPRFAALLALSAVNWAYQWYSPDGPLAPDDVAATFAELILKGLEAGSS comes from the coding sequence ATGGGCCGTTCCACCGCCCGCCGGGAAGAGATCCTCACCGTGGCCGGCGAGCTCTTTCGCCAGAAGGGCTATCACGCCACCTCCATGCAGGACATCGCCGAGCGGCTGCAGCTGCAGCGGGGCAGCCTTTACGCCCACATCGAGAGCAAGGAAGAGCTGCTGTTCGAGATCGTGGACCGGGCGGCCGACCGGTTCCTGGACGGCATCGAGCAGGCCTGGAGGGAGGGGGCCGCGGCCCGGGACCGCTTGCGGCGGGCCCTGGCCGCCCACATGGCGGTGATCGCCGAGCACCGCGACACGGCCAGCGTGTTCTTCCACGAGTGGCGCTTCTTGCGTGCTGACCTGCGGTCCCGCATCCAGGCCAAGCGGGACCGGTATGAAGCCCGCTGGCGGGAGCTCATCGCCGACGGTGTCGCCCGGGGTGAGTTCCGCGCGGTCGACCCGCGGTTCGCGGCCCTGCTGGCGTTGTCGGCGGTCAACTGGGCCTACCAGTGGTATTCGCCGGACGGGCCCTTGGCACCGGACGATGTGGCGGCCACCTTTGCGGAGCTGATCCTCAAGGGCCTGGAGGCCGGCTCGTCCTGA
- a CDS encoding saccharopine dehydrogenase family protein, protein MRFVVFGGAGDMGSRAVRELARTPGVAQVTVADRNLEAARSVATAAAEEAAPGCRVVAEAVDILAPGAAAQLMAAHDVAMGAAGPFYLLEEPLARAAIEARRPYISLCDDHDAARRVLELDEPARRAGVTILTGLGWTPGLTNLCVRHAAQRMDRVEAAHIAWAGSSADSRGWAVVLHTMHIFSGRVTSFAAGRWEEVAAGTGAERVEFPPPLGAVTVFHVGHPEPVTLPRFLPGLQEVRLKGGLAEPALNRLAVTFGRWGLMATHRRRQRLGAVLKPLLPLLERVGAPSRPASGLVVRVRGRVGAQVAERSYRAAAPMASLTAVPLALGAFWMAQGRIEGPGVLAPEAPGGPDPEAFFQELAERGVVVDREP, encoded by the coding sequence ATGCGCTTCGTGGTCTTCGGCGGGGCGGGGGACATGGGAAGCCGGGCGGTCCGGGAGCTGGCCAGGACCCCCGGTGTGGCCCAAGTGACGGTAGCGGACCGGAATCTGGAGGCGGCCCGGTCGGTGGCCACCGCAGCGGCGGAAGAAGCGGCGCCAGGTTGCCGGGTGGTTGCGGAGGCGGTCGACATCCTGGCCCCTGGGGCAGCGGCCCAGCTGATGGCGGCCCACGATGTGGCGATGGGGGCGGCGGGCCCGTTCTACCTCCTGGAAGAGCCCCTGGCCCGGGCGGCCATCGAGGCCCGGCGCCCCTACATCAGCCTCTGTGATGATCACGACGCGGCCCGGCGGGTCCTCGAACTGGACGAGCCGGCTCGCAGGGCAGGGGTCACCATCCTGACCGGTCTCGGCTGGACGCCGGGGCTGACCAACCTTTGCGTGCGCCATGCGGCCCAGCGGATGGACCGGGTCGAGGCGGCCCATATCGCCTGGGCGGGCAGCTCGGCGGATTCCCGGGGTTGGGCCGTGGTCCTCCACACCATGCACATCTTCAGCGGGAGGGTCACGTCCTTTGCCGCAGGACGGTGGGAGGAGGTCGCTGCGGGGACCGGGGCGGAACGGGTCGAGTTTCCACCGCCGCTCGGTGCCGTGACGGTCTTTCATGTCGGGCACCCCGAACCGGTGACGTTGCCACGATTCCTTCCCGGCCTGCAGGAGGTACGGCTGAAGGGTGGCCTTGCCGAGCCCGCCCTGAACCGGCTGGCTGTCACCTTCGGACGCTGGGGGCTGATGGCCACCCACCGCCGGCGCCAGCGGCTGGGCGCGGTGCTCAAACCGTTGCTTCCTCTCCTGGAACGGGTGGGGGCCCCATCCCGGCCCGCTTCCGGGCTCGTCGTCCGGGTGCGCGGCCGGGTGGGGGCCCAGGTGGCGGAACGCAGCTACCGGGCGGCGGCGCCCATGGCGAGTCTGACGGCGGTGCCGCTGGCCCTGGGAGCGTTTTGGATGGCCCAGGGGCGAATTGAGGGACCGGGGGTGCTGGCGCCCGAAGCACCGGGCGGGCCGGACCCGGAGGCGTTCTTCCAGGAGCTGGCGGAGCGGGGCGTGGTTGTGGACCGGGAGCCGTGA
- a CDS encoding IS1634 family transposase, producing MFIRQKTFKNKDGSTRTYLQLVESVRQGGRVRQRVVATLGRLEDLQDGRLDALIENLARFSQSTWRRLEEQAERLNVRWSKQWGPALIFERLWQEAELDKAFAALLEDRQLAFDVAEAVFTMVLNRLTDPCSKRGLVRQWLQGVYRPQAEQLELHHYYRALDVLAEHKEAIEDRLFARARDLFWTEVDVVMWDCTSSYFEGRGPEGLAAYGYSRDKRPDRPQLVVGVLMTRDGYPIAHEVFPGDTADKATVATVLDALKRRFHLRRVIFVADRGMVSRPILRAIEEAGMEYIVGMPLRRHRAAEAVLSQPGRYRKVNKQLQIKQVTHQGQRYILCHNPLQAEHDRQAREAVLAHLKQRIERGQAKDLLRNRLVARYLKALPQGALVVNTDAVKRATRYDGKYLLRTNTDLEPEAVVRAYKDLWRVERAFRTLKSALDLRPMFHWTERRVRGHVMVCFLALVLESLLLRKLRQQNPEASYEDVLSDLAQLHAVAVELDGETYLTRTELVGQAYEAFKAVGLRPPARVQPMPRPATTPAG from the coding sequence ATGTTCATCCGCCAGAAGACCTTCAAGAACAAAGACGGCTCCACCCGCACCTACCTCCAGCTCGTCGAGAGCGTGCGCCAGGGCGGCCGCGTCCGCCAGCGGGTGGTCGCCACCCTGGGCCGGCTGGAGGATCTTCAGGACGGCCGCCTCGATGCCCTCATCGAGAACCTGGCCCGCTTCTCCCAGAGCACCTGGCGTCGGCTCGAAGAACAGGCCGAACGTCTGAACGTCCGCTGGTCCAAGCAGTGGGGACCGGCCCTGATCTTCGAGCGCCTCTGGCAGGAGGCAGAGCTGGACAAGGCCTTCGCCGCCCTGCTCGAAGACCGCCAGCTTGCCTTCGATGTCGCCGAGGCCGTCTTCACCATGGTGCTCAACCGCCTCACCGACCCCTGCTCCAAGCGCGGCCTGGTGCGCCAGTGGCTGCAGGGCGTCTACCGGCCCCAGGCAGAGCAGTTGGAACTGCACCACTACTACCGGGCCCTGGATGTGTTGGCCGAGCACAAGGAGGCGATCGAGGATCGCCTCTTCGCCCGGGCTCGCGACCTGTTCTGGACCGAGGTCGACGTGGTGATGTGGGACTGTACATCCAGCTACTTCGAAGGCCGAGGGCCGGAGGGGTTGGCTGCCTACGGCTATTCCCGCGACAAACGCCCGGACCGGCCCCAGCTGGTGGTGGGCGTGCTCATGACCCGGGACGGCTACCCCATCGCCCACGAGGTCTTCCCGGGCGATACCGCCGACAAGGCGACCGTGGCGACCGTGCTGGATGCCCTCAAGCGGCGCTTTCACCTGCGCCGGGTGATCTTCGTGGCCGACCGGGGCATGGTCAGCCGTCCGATCCTGCGGGCCATCGAGGAGGCCGGGATGGAGTACATCGTCGGCATGCCCCTGCGTCGGCACCGGGCGGCCGAGGCGGTCTTGAGCCAGCCGGGACGGTATCGCAAGGTGAACAAACAACTCCAGATCAAGCAGGTGACCCACCAAGGCCAGCGCTACATCCTCTGCCACAACCCCCTGCAGGCCGAGCACGACCGCCAGGCCCGGGAGGCGGTGCTCGCGCACCTGAAGCAGCGGATCGAGCGCGGCCAAGCCAAGGATCTCCTGCGGAACCGCCTCGTGGCCCGTTACCTCAAGGCCCTGCCCCAGGGCGCGTTGGTGGTGAACACCGACGCCGTCAAGCGAGCCACCCGCTACGATGGGAAGTACCTGCTGCGCACCAACACCGACCTGGAACCGGAGGCGGTGGTCCGCGCCTACAAGGATCTCTGGCGGGTCGAGCGCGCCTTCCGCACCCTCAAGTCCGCCCTGGACTTGCGGCCGATGTTCCACTGGACGGAGCGGCGGGTCCGGGGGCACGTCATGGTCTGTTTCCTGGCGCTGGTGCTGGAGAGCCTGTTGTTGCGCAAGCTCCGCCAGCAAAACCCCGAGGCGAGCTACGAGGACGTGCTGAGCGACCTCGCCCAGCTCCATGCCGTGGCGGTGGAACTCGACGGCGAGACCTACCTCACCCGGACCGAGCTGGTGGGCCAAGCCTACGAAGCCTTCAAAGCCGTAGGTCTGCGGCCGCCGGCGCGGGTGCAGCCGATGCCACGTCCCGCCACGACCCCCGCCGGGTAG
- the istB gene encoding IS21-like element helper ATPase IstB: MITVDKARQHLQALGLKDAAEVLEARLERAAKQDVTYADFLVDLLETELAVRRRRYLDTRTKLARLPFRKTLEDFDFEAQPSIDPRQIRELATLRFLGNAENVIFLGPPGVGKTHLAVSLGLAAIDRGYGVYFTPMHRLIEDLRNAYEERRLERRMRIYLAPKLLIIDELGYLPLDKVGATVFFQLVAARYERGSIVLTSNQTFADWGEVFGDPVIATAILDRLLHHSHVINIRGESYRLREKRRSGLLRSTVDPNQDD; this comes from the coding sequence GTGATCACGGTGGACAAGGCCCGCCAGCACCTGCAGGCCCTGGGGCTGAAGGATGCGGCGGAGGTCCTTGAAGCGCGCCTGGAACGCGCCGCGAAGCAGGACGTAACCTATGCCGACTTCCTTGTGGATCTGCTGGAAACCGAACTCGCGGTTCGACGCCGGCGTTACCTGGACACACGAACCAAGCTGGCCCGGCTTCCGTTCCGCAAGACCCTGGAGGACTTCGACTTCGAGGCCCAACCCTCCATCGACCCCCGCCAGATTCGGGAGCTGGCCACGCTCCGCTTTTTGGGCAACGCCGAGAACGTGATCTTCCTGGGACCGCCGGGCGTCGGGAAGACCCATTTGGCCGTGTCGCTCGGCCTCGCCGCCATCGACCGGGGATATGGCGTCTACTTCACGCCGATGCACCGCCTCATCGAGGATCTACGCAACGCCTACGAGGAGCGCCGGCTCGAACGACGGATGCGGATCTACCTGGCGCCCAAGCTCCTGATCATCGACGAACTGGGCTATCTGCCCCTCGACAAGGTGGGCGCCACGGTGTTCTTCCAGCTCGTGGCGGCCCGGTATGAGCGCGGCAGCATCGTCCTCACATCGAACCAGACCTTCGCCGACTGGGGGGAGGTGTTCGGTGACCCGGTCATCGCCACGGCCATCCTCGACCGGTTGCTGCATCACAGTCACGTGATCAACATCCGGGGCGAGAGCTACCGTCTCCGAGAGAAGCGTCGCTCGGGTCTCCTTCGCAGCACCGTGGACCCGAATCAGGATGACTGA
- the istA gene encoding IS21 family transposase: protein MLKGGSLMDILRLKAEGLSVREIARRTGLSRNTVRKYLRRPELPQYKPRPPKASKLDPFKPYLEQRMAQGVFNANRLLQELRAQGYTGGKTILKEFLRPHRPSRVPHAVVRFELPPGTQAQVDWGEFAYTDLQGRRRKVYGFVMVLSYSRAMYVEFVEQQDLSTLLRCHLHAFAALGGVPKEILYDNMKTVVLRRHGAEVDYHPRMLDFALLAGFALRACRPYRAQTKGRVERAIGYLKRHFWPAVQFTDLADLNRQVRAWVAEVANRRLHGTTGQRPADRLVEEQAHLTPLRPLAAFTSLLHEERRVSRDGYVQYAGSRYGVPWRYSGRYVTVFATSTEVEIRDGDRVIARHPPALLPGLTIPLPEQYHGLALGGPQRPEPPQGQQVVGPAVERRSLQVYEDLLRAGERR, encoded by the coding sequence ATGCTGAAAGGTGGGTCGTTGATGGATATTCTGCGGCTGAAGGCCGAAGGCCTGTCCGTTCGGGAAATTGCCCGCCGTACGGGGTTGTCCCGGAATACGGTGCGGAAGTACCTGCGCCGACCCGAGCTACCCCAGTACAAGCCACGGCCGCCCAAGGCGTCGAAGTTGGATCCGTTCAAGCCGTACCTCGAGCAGCGTATGGCCCAAGGGGTCTTCAATGCCAATCGTCTCCTGCAGGAGCTCCGGGCCCAGGGCTATACCGGCGGAAAGACGATTCTCAAGGAGTTCCTTCGGCCCCATCGCCCGTCCCGGGTCCCACACGCCGTGGTGCGCTTCGAGCTCCCGCCGGGGACCCAGGCGCAGGTCGACTGGGGGGAGTTCGCCTACACCGACCTGCAGGGACGACGGCGGAAGGTTTACGGGTTTGTCATGGTCCTCAGTTACTCGCGGGCGATGTACGTGGAGTTTGTGGAACAGCAGGACCTGAGCACCCTCTTACGATGTCACCTCCACGCCTTCGCGGCCTTGGGAGGTGTCCCGAAGGAGATCCTCTACGACAACATGAAGACCGTCGTCCTTCGCCGCCATGGTGCGGAGGTGGATTACCACCCAAGGATGCTTGACTTTGCGTTGCTTGCCGGGTTTGCCCTGCGGGCGTGCCGGCCGTATCGGGCCCAGACCAAGGGCCGGGTGGAGCGAGCCATCGGCTATCTCAAGCGGCACTTCTGGCCGGCCGTCCAGTTCACCGACCTGGCCGATCTCAACCGGCAGGTGCGGGCATGGGTGGCCGAGGTCGCGAATCGCCGCCTCCACGGGACCACCGGGCAGCGCCCCGCCGATCGGCTGGTGGAAGAGCAGGCCCATCTGACGCCCCTTCGGCCCTTGGCGGCTTTCACGTCGCTGCTGCACGAAGAACGCCGGGTGAGTCGGGATGGCTACGTCCAGTATGCGGGCAGCCGGTATGGGGTGCCCTGGCGTTATAGCGGCCGGTACGTCACGGTGTTTGCGACCTCAACGGAGGTCGAGATCCGCGACGGGGACCGGGTGATTGCCCGGCACCCTCCGGCCTTGCTGCCCGGACTGACGATCCCCCTTCCGGAGCAGTACCACGGCCTTGCTTTGGGTGGGCCCCAACGTCCCGAGCCGCCCCAAGGCCAGCAGGTCGTCGGCCCGGCGGTGGAGCGCCGCTCGCTCCAGGTCTACGAAGACCTTCTTCGGGCAGGTGAACGCCGGTGA
- a CDS encoding IS110 family transposase, with amino-acid sequence MPRYFGLDLHKRYVHGCEWQVDVQKGRHFRFPNTDAGWATFVQQLRADDCVALEVTGNAFTVHDLLSAYAGKVLLANPLELKRLGAGRHTDRVDAERLAKMLALGMVPAVWVPPPAVREVRYLLQYRDRLVRNRRRYLTQAKSVFQRHGLPIPRNVDPRQWLDREEVNRLPQAERVILLSALRQLETVEIEIQAIEAEIARQVADQPAVQLLLTITGVGLLTAATIWAYLGDLRRFRTAKQVTRYAGLDASVHQSGEQDHRGRISRNGSKLLRTAVVEAAHSVARHDQGPLGAFYHRKQRQIGPHKAVVALARKLLIVAWRMLLTGQPYRAAKPTLVVQKQRRLVEVAQAVTDWNAVAVALWPDRLEDRHRRRRVA; translated from the coding sequence GTGCCACGGTATTTCGGGCTGGATCTTCATAAACGGTACGTCCACGGCTGCGAATGGCAGGTGGACGTACAAAAGGGAAGGCATTTCCGGTTCCCCAATACCGATGCAGGGTGGGCAACCTTCGTCCAGCAACTGCGTGCGGACGATTGCGTGGCCCTCGAGGTCACCGGAAACGCCTTTACCGTACACGATTTACTTTCGGCGTACGCCGGCAAGGTCCTGCTGGCCAACCCCCTGGAGCTGAAGCGCCTGGGGGCGGGTCGGCACACGGATCGCGTGGACGCCGAACGACTCGCCAAGATGCTGGCCCTGGGGATGGTGCCGGCCGTGTGGGTGCCACCGCCGGCGGTGCGCGAGGTTCGGTACCTTTTGCAATACCGGGACCGGTTGGTCCGGAACCGGCGGCGGTACCTGACCCAGGCCAAGTCCGTCTTCCAGCGCCACGGGCTCCCCATCCCGCGGAACGTGGACCCTCGGCAGTGGCTGGATCGGGAAGAGGTGAACCGGCTGCCGCAGGCGGAACGCGTCATCCTCCTCAGCGCCCTTCGACAGTTGGAGACCGTGGAGATCGAAATTCAGGCCATTGAAGCGGAGATCGCGCGACAGGTGGCCGACCAGCCGGCCGTTCAGCTCTTGCTGACGATCACGGGGGTGGGGCTCCTCACCGCGGCCACCATCTGGGCGTACCTGGGGGATCTTCGCCGCTTCCGAACGGCGAAGCAAGTGACGCGGTACGCTGGCCTGGACGCGTCCGTCCACCAGTCCGGCGAGCAGGACCACCGGGGGCGCATCAGCCGGAATGGCAGCAAACTGCTCCGCACCGCGGTCGTCGAAGCGGCCCACTCCGTGGCCCGTCACGACCAGGGTCCCTTGGGCGCGTTCTACCACCGGAAACAGCGGCAGATCGGGCCCCACAAGGCGGTGGTGGCCCTGGCACGCAAGCTCCTCATCGTCGCCTGGCGCATGCTTCTTACAGGCCAGCCCTACCGAGCCGCGAAGCCCACGCTTGTCGTCCAAAAGCAACGGCGTCTGGTTGAGGTCGCCCAAGCCGTGACCGACTGGAACGCGGTCGCCGTGGCCCTTTGGCCGGACCGCCTCGAGGATCGCCACCGTCGACGAAGAGTGGCTTGA
- a CDS encoding ABC transporter permease has product MGEIWLENRAMLQRWWFRLRREPLTWLSTLSQPVLWLLLFGHLLARMAAGDVPGGNYLAFMSAGAVVMTVFNGAINGGVELLFDRETGFLQRLLAAPIQRLSIVTSRFVYIMAVTAAQNLLIILTAYGLGVRFATGLGGIVAALGIGVLFGAGVATLSIALAFAVRRHPEFFTITAFLSLPLLFLSSALAPLDLMPGWMQVLARLNPMTYAIEATRALVLNGWDTQLVFSMLGILLAFDTVALAIAARVLRRGLA; this is encoded by the coding sequence ATGGGCGAAATCTGGCTGGAAAACCGTGCGATGCTCCAGCGGTGGTGGTTCCGCTTGCGCCGGGAGCCCCTGACGTGGTTGTCGACCTTGAGCCAGCCGGTGCTCTGGCTGTTGCTTTTTGGTCACCTACTGGCCCGCATGGCGGCCGGCGATGTGCCGGGGGGCAACTACCTGGCCTTCATGAGCGCCGGGGCCGTGGTGATGACGGTGTTCAACGGAGCCATTAACGGCGGGGTCGAACTCCTCTTTGACCGGGAGACCGGGTTTCTGCAGCGCCTTCTGGCAGCGCCCATCCAGCGGCTGTCCATCGTCACCAGCCGGTTCGTCTACATCATGGCGGTGACCGCCGCACAGAACCTGCTCATCATCCTGACAGCCTACGGGCTGGGGGTTCGTTTCGCCACCGGCCTGGGCGGGATCGTGGCGGCCCTGGGGATCGGCGTCCTGTTCGGTGCGGGGGTCGCTACCTTGTCGATTGCCTTGGCCTTCGCCGTTCGCCGGCACCCCGAGTTCTTTACCATCACGGCGTTTCTGAGTCTACCCCTGCTCTTTTTGAGTTCCGCCCTGGCCCCCCTTGACCTCATGCCGGGGTGGATGCAGGTCCTGGCCCGGCTCAATCCCATGACCTACGCCATCGAGGCCACCCGGGCGCTGGTCCTAAACGGCTGGGATACACAACTGGTCTTTTCCATGTTGGGAATCCTCCTGGCCTTCGACACGGTGGCACTGGCCATTGCGGCACGGGTGTTACGGCGCGGCCTAGCGTGA
- a CDS encoding ABC transporter ATP-binding protein: protein MTGAAGRTSAAASGGPGPTRVPAIEVEHLSRRFGAVEAVRDISFRVEQGEIFGLLGPNGAGKTTTIKVLLSLLKPSSGRVRILGIDVAEQPARARRCVGWVPQETAVDPLLTGRENLLLVAGMYHLPPADAARRAEELLQLVDLSAAADRVVRDYSGGMRKRLDLAMGLVHRPAVLVLDEPTLGLDIQTRRRLWQYIRTFRDRGTTILLTTHYLEEADWLCDRVAIIDEGRCLALDAPARLKARYGSEHLELRVAAGQPAEQVRQLARQLEVLEPVMEVEVDWPGSSSGVAVRIGLRVRDSLAALEPVLATCRAAGIALEGVAARPATLDDVFLHLTGRALRDGETAG, encoded by the coding sequence GTGACGGGCGCGGCGGGGCGGACCTCGGCGGCGGCCAGTGGCGGTCCGGGTCCAACGCGCGTACCGGCCATCGAGGTAGAGCACCTGTCCCGGCGTTTCGGCGCCGTTGAAGCCGTCCGCGACATCAGCTTCCGTGTCGAGCAAGGGGAAATCTTCGGCCTGCTGGGCCCCAACGGAGCCGGCAAGACGACCACCATCAAGGTGCTGCTTTCATTGCTCAAGCCATCCAGCGGCCGGGTCCGCATTCTCGGGATCGACGTGGCGGAGCAACCCGCGCGAGCCAGGCGTTGTGTCGGCTGGGTTCCGCAGGAAACGGCGGTGGATCCCCTGTTGACCGGCCGGGAGAACTTGCTGCTGGTGGCCGGGATGTATCATCTTCCCCCTGCCGATGCAGCCCGGCGGGCGGAGGAGCTCTTGCAACTGGTCGACCTGTCCGCCGCCGCGGACCGGGTCGTCCGAGACTACTCCGGCGGGATGCGGAAGCGGCTGGATCTGGCCATGGGGCTGGTGCACCGGCCTGCAGTGCTGGTTCTGGACGAACCCACCCTGGGCCTCGACATCCAGACCCGGCGGCGGCTGTGGCAGTATATCCGCACGTTCCGGGATCGGGGAACCACCATTCTGCTCACCACCCATTACCTGGAAGAAGCAGACTGGCTCTGTGATCGGGTGGCCATCATTGACGAGGGCCGGTGCCTTGCCCTCGATGCCCCGGCGCGGCTCAAGGCCCGCTATGGCAGCGAGCACCTGGAATTGCGGGTGGCGGCGGGACAACCGGCGGAACAGGTGCGGCAGCTGGCCCGGCAGCTTGAGGTCCTGGAGCCGGTCATGGAGGTCGAGGTGGACTGGCCCGGGTCCAGCTCCGGGGTGGCCGTTCGCATTGGATTGCGGGTGCGGGATTCCCTTGCAGCCCTGGAACCGGTGCTGGCCACCTGCCGGGCGGCGGGGATCGCTCTGGAGGGCGTGGCAGCTCGGCCGGCCACCCTGGACGATGTGTTCCTCCACTTGACAGGGCGAGCCTTGCGGGATGGGGAGACGGCAGGCTAG